A stretch of Amycolatopsis balhimycina FH 1894 DNA encodes these proteins:
- a CDS encoding AfsR/SARP family transcriptional regulator has product MISRVGVAVRFQVLGPMTATVALPSAAQPRRLLAVLLAQAGQFVGRDTLVDELWPDGAPASAAAIVQVTVSKLRKTLSPGLGAAEAGQRLRSGPRGYALAVEPGELDADDFLTLLSAGADDRAQRRRALERALACWRGDAFADVAGGPLLEAHKLWLEDRRSAALLQLVELELADGDGRSVVERLDPVVAARPADERFAARLASALGAVGRRESALEVLRRTRRALWEEAGVWPGADLVAVYRRIAGTEWTTPGPPAQLPPAVPDFTGRAAELADVARALRGPAPVVLHGAAGSGKSALAVQAAWRARRRFPDGQLAASLRGPDGTPADPAAVLTGFLRLLGATPAELADRAGLTGLWRSYTADRRLLVLLEDAASETQVRALLPSGPGCATLVTARRSLPGLCGARPVPVAELSTKDAWALLAAIAGEPRLRAEPEATQRLLGRCAGLALAVRIAGVKLAARPDRRVAELAARLADDRRRLDELTAGDLGVRAAVTSALRERSASEVSLLRLLAAFAGPVPDWCAAALLDRPLDEARDRLDALAAAHLLTPAGTRWAVHPFARLVLAESAPARHDEGALRRACEVALALAEHVRGRPAPGSRKPDPAALRRVTADPAGWTAEETGHLAAAVRLAGAHGWHELTGQLADACTALAGTPWLGHAARAVSVLGLAAARRRRDPHAEAEKLFDLGSVHWQHGRWQQARKYFVMAEHRYRLLEDPRGTGAVLAALADIHLDDGDPRTAEAQLREAIDLLRDCGDRRGQAAAAAQLGSLAEDVGDVRRAVESFEVSMLLARECDDGRGHDQAAKRYADVLRRQGEADQAGDLLAGALGGAVRTGERHWEAHVLRSLGDLHAEAGELADAHRRLTRSLALFEEIGHRHAAAYTHRSLAEARRRAGDPAGARRHLRTALGVFRELGDRRGAGYALLGLGRTQADEGAGPEAARLLGTSADLFRELGFPLWELRALRELNAVTSESPARDRTREVLTKIKI; this is encoded by the coding sequence GTGATCTCGCGGGTGGGGGTAGCCGTGCGGTTCCAGGTCCTCGGTCCGATGACGGCCACCGTCGCGTTGCCGTCGGCGGCTCAGCCGCGGCGGCTGCTCGCCGTCCTCCTCGCCCAGGCCGGCCAGTTCGTCGGTCGCGACACCCTGGTCGACGAGCTGTGGCCCGACGGCGCGCCGGCGAGCGCGGCGGCGATCGTGCAGGTCACCGTGTCGAAGCTGCGCAAGACGCTCTCGCCCGGCCTGGGCGCCGCCGAGGCCGGGCAGCGCCTGCGGTCCGGGCCGCGGGGCTACGCGCTGGCCGTCGAGCCGGGGGAGCTGGACGCGGACGACTTCCTGACGCTGCTGTCGGCCGGTGCCGACGACCGCGCGCAGCGCCGCCGCGCGCTCGAACGGGCCCTGGCGTGCTGGCGGGGCGACGCGTTCGCCGACGTCGCGGGCGGGCCGCTGCTCGAGGCGCACAAGCTGTGGCTGGAGGACCGGCGGTCGGCGGCGCTGCTGCAGCTGGTCGAGCTGGAGCTGGCCGACGGGGACGGCCGGTCCGTGGTCGAGCGGCTCGACCCGGTCGTCGCGGCCCGCCCCGCCGACGAGCGGTTCGCCGCCCGGCTCGCGTCCGCGCTGGGTGCCGTCGGCCGCCGCGAATCGGCACTGGAGGTGCTCCGCCGGACCCGGCGGGCGCTCTGGGAAGAGGCGGGTGTGTGGCCGGGCGCGGACCTCGTCGCGGTGTACCGCCGGATCGCCGGCACGGAGTGGACGACACCCGGGCCGCCCGCCCAGCTTCCGCCCGCGGTCCCCGACTTCACCGGGCGCGCGGCCGAGCTCGCCGACGTCGCCCGTGCCCTGCGCGGCCCGGCTCCGGTCGTGCTGCACGGGGCCGCCGGGAGCGGGAAGTCCGCGCTGGCCGTCCAAGCCGCGTGGCGGGCTCGCCGCCGGTTCCCGGACGGCCAGCTGGCCGCGTCGCTGCGCGGCCCCGACGGGACGCCCGCCGACCCGGCCGCCGTGCTGACCGGGTTCCTGCGCCTGCTCGGGGCGACGCCCGCGGAGCTGGCCGACCGCGCCGGGCTGACCGGGCTCTGGCGCAGCTACACCGCCGACCGGCGGCTGCTGGTGCTCCTGGAGGACGCCGCGTCCGAGACGCAGGTGCGCGCCCTGCTGCCGAGCGGGCCCGGCTGCGCCACGCTGGTCACCGCGCGCCGTTCGCTCCCCGGGTTGTGCGGCGCGCGCCCGGTTCCGGTCGCCGAACTATCCACAAAGGACGCGTGGGCGCTGCTCGCGGCCATCGCGGGGGAGCCGCGGCTGCGCGCGGAACCCGAAGCCACACAACGGCTTCTCGGGCGCTGCGCCGGGCTCGCGCTCGCCGTCCGGATCGCCGGGGTGAAGCTCGCGGCGCGGCCGGACCGGCGCGTCGCCGAACTCGCCGCACGTCTCGCCGACGACCGCCGCAGGCTCGACGAGCTGACCGCGGGCGACCTCGGCGTCCGGGCCGCGGTGACGTCGGCGCTGCGGGAACGATCCGCCTCCGAGGTGTCGCTGCTGCGGCTGCTCGCCGCGTTCGCCGGACCAGTCCCGGACTGGTGCGCGGCCGCGCTGCTCGACCGGCCACTGGACGAGGCCCGCGACCGGCTCGACGCGCTGGCCGCCGCGCACCTGCTGACCCCCGCCGGGACGCGGTGGGCGGTCCACCCGTTCGCCCGGCTCGTGCTGGCCGAGAGCGCCCCGGCGCGGCACGACGAGGGCGCGCTGCGCCGTGCGTGCGAGGTCGCGCTGGCGCTCGCCGAACACGTCAGGGGCCGTCCGGCACCCGGCTCGCGGAAGCCGGATCCGGCGGCGCTGCGCCGGGTCACGGCCGACCCGGCGGGCTGGACGGCCGAGGAGACCGGGCACCTCGCCGCGGCGGTCCGGCTGGCGGGCGCGCACGGCTGGCACGAGCTGACCGGGCAGCTCGCCGACGCCTGCACCGCGCTGGCGGGCACGCCGTGGCTCGGCCACGCCGCCCGCGCCGTCTCGGTCCTCGGGCTGGCCGCGGCCCGGCGCCGCCGCGACCCCCACGCGGAGGCGGAGAAGCTCTTCGACCTCGGTTCGGTGCACTGGCAGCACGGCCGCTGGCAGCAGGCGCGGAAGTACTTCGTCATGGCCGAGCACCGCTACCGCCTGCTGGAGGACCCGCGGGGCACCGGCGCGGTGCTGGCCGCGCTCGCCGACATCCACCTCGACGACGGCGATCCGCGCACCGCCGAGGCCCAGCTGCGGGAAGCCATCGACCTACTGCGCGACTGCGGTGACCGCCGTGGGCAGGCGGCCGCGGCGGCGCAGCTGGGTTCGCTGGCCGAGGACGTCGGCGACGTGCGGCGCGCGGTCGAGAGCTTCGAGGTGAGCATGCTGCTCGCCCGGGAATGCGACGACGGCCGCGGGCACGACCAGGCCGCGAAGCGCTACGCCGACGTCCTGCGCCGCCAAGGCGAAGCCGACCAGGCGGGCGATCTGCTCGCCGGCGCGCTCGGCGGGGCCGTCCGCACCGGCGAGCGGCACTGGGAGGCGCACGTCCTGCGCAGCCTCGGCGACCTGCACGCCGAGGCCGGGGAACTCGCCGACGCGCACCGCCGCCTGACCCGGTCGCTGGCGCTGTTCGAGGAGATCGGGCACCGGCACGCCGCCGCCTACACCCACCGCAGCCTGGCCGAGGCCCGCCGCCGCGCGGGCGACCCGGCCGGCGCGCGGCGGCACCTGCGGACGGCGCTGGGCGTGTTCCGGGAGCTGGGCGACCGCCGCGGCGCCGGGTACGCCCTGCTCGGCCTGGGCCGGACGCAGGCGGACGAGGGCGCCGGGCCCGAGGCCGCGCGGCTCCTGGGGACGTCGGCCGACCTGTTCCGCGAGCTGGGGTTCCCGCTGTGGGAGCTGCGCGCGCTGCGGGAGCTCAACGCCGTCACCAGTGAATCTCCGGCTCGTGACCGGACTCGTGAAGTCTTGACGAAGATCAAGATCTGA
- a CDS encoding DJ-1/PfpI family protein codes for MTDERKTIAFVVYPGLTPLDLVGPLQVLSALAQFDRGYRTVVVGATTDTVGTDTPLRIAPSHTFDEVPSPFAVLVPGGTVPTLRAMSDETLLAWLRTAAASAELVTSVCTGSLILGAAGLLEGKRATTHWMFRDLLTGLGATPVAERWVEDGSLITAAGVSAGIDLALHLVERLAGRQLATNIQFAIEYDPEPPQGGLDWANQPYGDLKPLREHTLREGLAGNPALMGKLLAHA; via the coding sequence ATGACCGATGAGCGGAAGACCATCGCCTTCGTCGTTTACCCCGGGCTGACGCCCCTGGACCTGGTGGGCCCGCTGCAGGTGCTCAGCGCATTGGCCCAGTTCGACCGCGGCTACCGGACCGTCGTGGTGGGGGCCACCACGGACACCGTCGGCACCGACACCCCGCTCCGGATCGCCCCGAGCCACACGTTCGACGAGGTGCCGTCGCCGTTCGCGGTGCTGGTGCCCGGCGGCACCGTGCCGACGCTGCGCGCGATGTCCGACGAAACGCTCCTCGCGTGGCTGCGTACCGCGGCGGCGAGCGCCGAACTGGTGACGTCGGTCTGCACCGGCTCGCTGATCCTCGGCGCCGCGGGTCTCCTGGAGGGCAAGCGCGCGACGACGCACTGGATGTTCCGCGACCTGCTGACCGGGCTCGGCGCGACGCCGGTGGCCGAGCGCTGGGTCGAGGACGGCTCGCTGATCACCGCGGCGGGTGTCTCGGCGGGCATCGACCTGGCGCTGCACCTGGTGGAACGGCTGGCCGGACGGCAGCTGGCGACGAACATCCAGTTCGCCATCGAGTACGACCCCGAGCCGCCGCAGGGCGGCCTGGACTGGGCGAACCAGCCGTACGGCGACCTGAAGCCGTTGCGTGAGCACACCCTGCGCGAAGGGCTGGCCGGGAACCCGGCGCTGATGGGGAAACTGCTCGCGCACGCCTGA
- a CDS encoding GlxA family transcriptional regulator yields the protein MPGSPRRVAIVGYADAELLDIACPADVFDAANRLGARPPYELRLASVDGRGISTSSGLTLQPHLRLDQVAGDLDTLVVAGGWGSTAAAADERVLAHVRRLARSSRRVASVCTGAEVLAAAGLLNGRRATTHWRYAARLARDYPAVTVDPVPLYIRHGNVYTAAGVTSGLDLTLSLVEADHGPSLAREAARALVTYLQRPGNQAQVSLFLTGPPPEHPEVRDLTAYITEHLDADLGTPALAARAGIGTRQLTRLFDAHLGTTPGKYVRTIRTEQAARLLSGTDLPLATIARRCGFGSTETLRQAFLDHFDTPPSAYRRVHLRQSPT from the coding sequence ATGCCAGGCTCACCCAGACGGGTCGCGATCGTCGGCTACGCCGACGCCGAGCTGCTGGACATCGCCTGCCCCGCCGATGTGTTCGACGCCGCCAACCGGCTCGGCGCGCGGCCGCCGTACGAGCTGCGGCTCGCCTCGGTCGACGGCCGGGGCATCAGCACCAGCTCCGGCCTGACGCTGCAACCGCACCTGCGCCTGGACCAGGTCGCCGGGGACCTCGACACGCTCGTCGTCGCGGGCGGCTGGGGCAGCACGGCCGCCGCGGCCGACGAACGCGTCCTCGCCCACGTCCGGCGGCTCGCGCGCTCCAGCCGCCGGGTCGCGTCGGTCTGCACGGGCGCCGAGGTGCTCGCCGCGGCCGGGCTGCTCAACGGCCGCCGCGCGACGACGCACTGGCGCTACGCCGCGCGGCTGGCCCGGGACTACCCGGCGGTGACGGTGGATCCCGTGCCGTTGTACATCCGGCACGGCAACGTCTACACGGCGGCGGGCGTGACGAGCGGGCTCGACCTGACGCTGTCGCTGGTGGAAGCCGACCACGGCCCGTCGCTGGCCCGCGAGGCCGCCCGCGCGCTGGTCACCTACCTGCAGCGGCCCGGCAACCAGGCGCAGGTCAGCCTCTTCCTGACCGGGCCGCCGCCGGAACACCCCGAGGTCCGCGACCTCACCGCGTACATCACCGAGCACCTCGACGCCGACCTCGGCACGCCGGCGCTGGCCGCCCGCGCGGGGATCGGCACCCGCCAGCTCACCCGGCTCTTCGACGCCCACCTCGGCACCACCCCGGGCAAGTACGTCCGCACGATCCGCACCGAGCAAGCGGCCCGCCTGCTGTCCGGCACCGACCTGCCGCTGGCCACGATCGCCCGCCGCTGCGGCTTCGGCTCGACGGAAACGTTGCGCCAAGCCTTCCTGGACCACTTCGACACCCCGCCGTCGGCCTACCGCCGCGTCCACCTCCGCCAGTCCCCCACCTGA
- a CDS encoding YibE/F family protein, with amino-acid sequence MDRPDLTDDETGPIRRVTDEVSPSPVRGTSGTPGTPRKPARRTPPEGSRRAADASETSRRRTDTGPQRIPQRADTGAQRIPNRADTGPQRVARRGDTGPQRAAKPRAAGQNGTAKKPETAAKPLETGHGHGHGHGHGHGHGHGHGHGPAAPASRRVRLLLIWLLAPLVLATVVGMVVLYPWGKASPTSVVPQGTPVHASIGTTNTGPCLAQGQVQVGDQTDPNAKPCLTVDLTMTDGPATGKPLKLTVPIEPSTPRFAAGDAVVLAYNGGNAADPASFQLVDFQRGTPLLVLAALFAVAVLVLGRWQGVAALVALGLSFVVIALFILPAILAGENPLVVAIAGAGAIMFIALYLTHGLSARTSAAVLGTLVSLALIGVLSAIFSAAASLTGLDDSTTTLIGSLGHGIDARGLLLAGVVIGALGVLDDVTVTQTSAVWELRRANPDLTWRELYSSGLRIGRDHVGSAVNTLVMAYAGAALPVLLYSSISGVGLGALLGSEDIAQEIIRTLAGSVGIVAAVPVTTVLAALIASREPAESLTAKAVPAHP; translated from the coding sequence GTGGACCGCCCCGACCTCACCGACGACGAAACCGGACCGATTCGCCGGGTCACGGACGAGGTGTCCCCTTCGCCGGTCCGCGGAACGTCCGGAACGCCGGGAACGCCCCGGAAACCCGCCCGCCGGACACCGCCGGAAGGCAGCCGCCGCGCGGCCGACGCCTCCGAGACGTCCCGCCGCCGCACCGACACCGGGCCGCAGCGGATCCCCCAGCGAGCCGACACCGGCGCCCAGCGGATCCCGAACCGGGCCGACACCGGACCCCAGCGCGTCGCCCGGCGCGGGGACACCGGGCCGCAGCGGGCTGCCAAGCCGCGGGCCGCCGGCCAGAACGGTACGGCGAAAAAGCCCGAAACCGCCGCGAAACCGCTCGAAACCGGCCACGGACACGGCCATGGTCATGGTCATGGTCATGGTCATGGTCATGGTCATGGTCACGGACCCGCCGCGCCGGCGTCACGACGCGTCCGGCTGCTGCTGATCTGGCTGCTCGCCCCGCTGGTCCTGGCCACCGTGGTCGGGATGGTCGTGCTGTACCCCTGGGGAAAGGCGTCACCGACGAGCGTCGTCCCGCAGGGCACGCCCGTGCACGCCTCGATCGGCACCACGAACACCGGCCCGTGCCTCGCGCAGGGCCAGGTCCAGGTCGGCGACCAGACGGACCCCAACGCGAAACCCTGCCTGACCGTCGACCTCACCATGACCGACGGCCCCGCCACCGGGAAGCCGCTCAAGCTGACCGTGCCGATCGAGCCCAGCACCCCGCGGTTCGCCGCGGGCGACGCCGTCGTCCTGGCCTACAACGGCGGGAACGCGGCCGACCCGGCCAGCTTCCAGCTGGTCGACTTCCAGCGCGGCACACCGCTTCTGGTGCTGGCCGCCCTCTTCGCCGTCGCCGTGCTGGTGCTCGGCCGCTGGCAGGGCGTCGCCGCGCTCGTCGCGCTCGGCCTGTCCTTCGTCGTCATCGCCCTGTTCATCCTCCCGGCCATCCTCGCCGGCGAGAACCCCCTGGTAGTGGCCATCGCCGGTGCGGGCGCGATCATGTTCATCGCGCTGTACCTGACCCACGGGCTGTCGGCGCGGACGTCCGCGGCCGTGCTCGGCACGCTCGTCAGCCTCGCCCTGATCGGCGTCCTGTCGGCGATCTTCTCCGCCGCCGCCTCGCTGACCGGGCTCGACGACAGCACGACGACGCTGATCGGCTCGCTCGGCCACGGCATCGACGCGCGGGGGCTGCTGCTCGCCGGCGTCGTGATCGGCGCGCTGGGCGTGCTCGACGACGTCACCGTCACCCAGACCAGCGCGGTCTGGGAGCTCCGCCGCGCCAACCCGGACCTGACCTGGCGCGAGCTGTACAGCTCGGGCCTGCGGATCGGCCGCGACCACGTCGGTTCGGCGGTGAACACCCTCGTGATGGCCTACGCCGGGGCCGCGCTGCCGGTGCTGCTGTACTCGTCGATCTCCGGTGTCGGGCTCGGCGCGCTGCTCGGCAGCGAGGACATCGCCCAGGAGATCATCCGCACGCTCGCGGGCAGCGTCGGCATCGTGGCGGCCGTCCCGGTGACGACCGTCCTGGCCGCGCTGATCGCCTCACGCGAGCCGGCCGAGAGCCTCACGGCGAAGGCCGTTCCGGCCCACCCGTGA
- a CDS encoding MBL fold metallo-hydrolase codes for MLVVGFGSGPLQANCYLLAEAAGGPCVVVDPGQEVAGPLAAALARHRLVPAALVATHGHPDHVASAASLSAGHGVPLHLHPADAELYDGESVPLEPGTFAGLDVDVRHTPGHTPGSVVLVLETAEGGRLALTGDTLFAGSVGRGDVTASLRDLLAGLPDDTVVLPGHGPATTIGRERAGNPFLAGTGA; via the coding sequence GTGCTCGTCGTCGGGTTCGGCAGCGGCCCGCTGCAGGCCAACTGCTACCTGCTGGCGGAGGCCGCCGGCGGGCCGTGCGTGGTCGTGGATCCGGGGCAGGAGGTGGCCGGGCCGCTGGCCGCCGCGCTCGCCCGGCACAGGCTGGTCCCGGCGGCGCTCGTGGCCACCCACGGGCACCCCGACCACGTCGCCTCGGCCGCGTCGTTGTCGGCCGGACACGGCGTCCCGCTGCACCTGCACCCCGCCGACGCGGAGCTCTACGACGGCGAAAGCGTGCCGCTCGAGCCGGGTACCTTCGCCGGCCTGGACGTCGACGTCCGGCACACGCCGGGGCACACCCCGGGCTCGGTGGTCCTCGTCCTCGAGACGGCCGAGGGCGGGCGGCTCGCGCTGACCGGCGACACGCTGTTCGCCGGTTCGGTCGGCCGCGGCGACGTCACGGCCTCGCTGCGCGACCTGCTGGCCGGCCTGCCGGACGACACAGTGGTGCTGCCGGGCCACGGCCCGGCGACGACGATCGGCCGGGAACGCGCGGGCAACCCGTTCCTCGCCGGGACGGGGGCGTGA
- a CDS encoding peptidylprolyl isomerase: MATNQQRREAAKRKLERQLDRRKEQQKRRRMIGAGVVGVAVLVVAGVVVWIVSANGGDNTNAAASSSAAPPPTDLQIPTQRTALPKRSKALPNPTTCDFKADTTGKAPKKVNLPDGKNVPSTGTVNVTLKSTAGDIPLTLDRSLAPCAVQSFINLAKQNFYDGTMCHRLGTEGLQMLQCGDPSATGDPTTDGQGGPGYTMPDEAFPEIKYGRGIIAMAKTQAPNSGGSQFFMVYGAAELSPDYSVFGSISDEGLKVLDAVAKAGIANPNPQDGTGAPTKQVKFTGVTVQ, from the coding sequence GTGGCGACCAACCAGCAGCGCCGCGAAGCTGCGAAGCGCAAGCTCGAGCGACAGCTCGATCGCCGGAAGGAGCAGCAGAAGCGACGCCGGATGATCGGGGCTGGTGTGGTCGGTGTGGCCGTCCTCGTCGTCGCCGGCGTGGTGGTGTGGATCGTGAGCGCCAACGGCGGGGACAACACCAACGCCGCGGCGTCCTCCTCGGCCGCCCCGCCGCCCACCGACCTCCAGATCCCGACGCAGCGCACCGCGCTGCCGAAGCGGTCGAAGGCGCTGCCGAACCCGACGACGTGCGACTTCAAGGCCGACACGACGGGCAAGGCGCCGAAGAAGGTGAACCTGCCCGACGGCAAGAACGTCCCGTCGACCGGCACGGTGAACGTGACGCTCAAGAGCACGGCGGGCGACATCCCGCTGACGCTCGACCGGTCGCTCGCGCCCTGCGCGGTGCAGAGCTTCATCAACCTCGCCAAGCAGAACTTCTACGACGGCACCATGTGCCACCGGCTCGGCACCGAGGGGCTGCAGATGCTGCAGTGCGGTGACCCGTCGGCCACCGGCGACCCGACCACGGACGGCCAGGGCGGTCCGGGCTACACGATGCCGGACGAGGCGTTCCCGGAGATCAAGTACGGCCGCGGCATCATCGCCATGGCGAAGACGCAGGCCCCGAACTCCGGTGGCAGCCAGTTCTTCATGGTGTACGGCGCCGCCGAACTGTCGCCGGACTACTCGGTGTTCGGCAGCATCAGCGACGAGGGTCTCAAGGTGCTCGACGCCGTCGCCAAGGCGGGCATCGCGAACCCGAACCCGCAGGACGGCACCGGGGCGCCGACCAAGCAGGTCAAGTTCACGGGCGTCACCGTCCAGTAG
- a CDS encoding LysM peptidoglycan-binding domain-containing protein has translation MVENPVPAVRRVLGRAGQAGAAAVLFAVLAGGPALAQSDAPPPPPVKYFIVPHAENPEDITLFKIAERALGDGRRFPEIFKLNQGRPRPDGTPFTDPATIEPGQVLQLPEDAEDPAVQFGPLPAAAPPVTPPVQRVEEPSGLGIGLASAVSGSGGLLTGLLAGLWWRRRPQLVPPPPFEPALSFEPPMHEEADDGSGSVSGTLPLPIVVPEPRPDVVLRPEPITAEHSIIVLDTAETQVIAAIRPGAQFRFRFEKDPGFANSSTVLVVDEGDRP, from the coding sequence ATGGTGGAAAACCCGGTTCCCGCGGTGCGCCGCGTCCTCGGGCGGGCCGGTCAGGCCGGCGCCGCCGCGGTCCTCTTCGCCGTGCTCGCCGGCGGTCCCGCACTCGCGCAGTCCGACGCTCCCCCTCCGCCGCCGGTCAAGTACTTCATCGTCCCGCACGCCGAAAACCCGGAGGACATCACGCTGTTCAAGATCGCCGAGCGGGCCCTCGGCGACGGACGGCGGTTCCCCGAGATCTTCAAGCTGAACCAGGGCAGGCCACGGCCGGACGGGACGCCGTTCACCGACCCCGCGACGATCGAGCCCGGCCAGGTCCTGCAGCTGCCCGAAGACGCCGAGGACCCCGCCGTGCAGTTCGGGCCGCTCCCGGCGGCGGCACCGCCGGTCACTCCCCCGGTGCAACGCGTCGAAGAGCCCTCCGGCCTCGGCATCGGGCTGGCTTCGGCCGTCAGCGGCTCCGGTGGTCTCCTGACCGGCCTGCTCGCCGGGCTCTGGTGGCGACGCCGTCCGCAGCTCGTCCCGCCGCCGCCGTTCGAACCGGCGCTGTCCTTCGAGCCGCCGATGCACGAGGAGGCCGACGACGGCTCCGGCTCGGTCAGCGGCACCCTGCCGCTGCCGATCGTCGTCCCCGAACCGCGCCCGGACGTGGTACTGCGCCCCGAGCCGATCACCGCCGAGCACTCGATCATCGTGCTCGACACCGCCGAGACCCAGGTGATCGCCGCGATCCGGCCCGGCGCGCAGTTCCGGTTCCGCTTCGAGAAGGATCCGGGCTTCGCCAACAGCTCCACCGTCCTCGTGGTCGATGAGGGCGACCGACCGTGA
- a CDS encoding enoyl-CoA hydratase/isomerase family protein, with amino-acid sequence MTDGFELTRDGEVARLTLARPEKMNAITYGMWSAIPDVVAEVEADPARKVLVIAGAGKHFSAGADISEFGELRTTAEGAASYDKAVEGAVAALTAMRKPSVAMIQGNCIGGGCQISVACDFRFAAEDARFGITPAKLGIVYHFGSTRQLVSLVGPAHARYFLLSGELISAGRAREIGLLNDVFPAGELEPSTRAFVSTLCSRSQASVRGMNRIIEKIVAGQETPDAEVEEIRSEALHGVDYAEGVAAFLERRPPRFTFR; translated from the coding sequence ATGACCGACGGATTCGAGCTGACGCGCGACGGCGAGGTCGCCCGGCTCACGCTGGCCCGGCCGGAGAAGATGAACGCGATCACCTACGGCATGTGGTCGGCGATCCCGGACGTCGTGGCCGAAGTGGAAGCCGACCCGGCCCGCAAGGTGCTGGTGATCGCGGGCGCCGGAAAGCACTTCTCCGCCGGCGCCGACATCAGCGAGTTCGGGGAGCTGCGGACCACGGCGGAAGGCGCGGCGAGCTACGACAAGGCCGTCGAGGGCGCGGTGGCCGCCCTCACCGCGATGCGGAAGCCGTCGGTCGCGATGATCCAGGGCAACTGCATCGGCGGCGGCTGCCAGATCTCGGTCGCCTGCGACTTCCGGTTCGCCGCCGAAGACGCGCGGTTCGGCATCACCCCGGCGAAGCTCGGCATCGTGTACCACTTCGGCTCGACGCGTCAGCTCGTGTCGCTCGTCGGCCCGGCGCACGCCAGGTACTTCCTCCTGTCCGGCGAGCTGATCAGCGCGGGCCGCGCCCGGGAGATCGGGCTGCTCAACGACGTCTTCCCGGCCGGCGAACTGGAACCGTCGACGCGGGCGTTCGTGTCGACGCTGTGCTCGCGCTCGCAGGCGTCCGTCCGCGGGATGAACCGGATCATCGAAAAGATCGTCGCCGGGCAGGAGACGCCGGACGCCGAGGTCGAGGAGATCCGCTCGGAGGCCCTCCACGGCGTCGACTACGCGGAGGGCGTCGCCGCGTTCCTCGAGCGGCGCCCGCCGCGCTTCACCTTCCGCTGA
- a CDS encoding alpha/beta fold hydrolase has protein sequence MAAIEVNGTAFGYDEAGEGPAVVLLHAAIGDRRMWDAQFTTLAATHRVIRYDRRGFGETGGETGEHAHYEDLLALLDARGIEQAALVGASMGGACALDAALAVPERITRLVLLGSGLTGHTWPDHMQADLARLAAEAFPPGRLGEYQARERTPDPADVRAMADANLSYLVAGPERDISVLPPGMVALVREMCEQVYRHDWTTPQWTEKIPDTRHRLAEITTPALVVIGRADALGLVELSRHLAESLPGAELVELADTGHLPAMERPDEVNALLRKFL, from the coding sequence ATGGCGGCGATCGAAGTGAACGGGACGGCGTTCGGTTACGACGAAGCGGGTGAGGGGCCCGCGGTCGTGCTGCTGCACGCCGCGATCGGCGACCGGCGGATGTGGGACGCGCAGTTCACCACGCTCGCCGCCACCCACCGGGTGATCCGCTACGACCGCCGGGGCTTCGGCGAAACCGGCGGCGAAACCGGCGAACACGCCCACTACGAGGACCTGCTGGCCCTGCTCGATGCCAGGGGGATCGAGCAGGCCGCGCTGGTCGGGGCGTCGATGGGCGGGGCGTGCGCGCTGGACGCCGCCCTCGCCGTGCCGGAGCGGATCACCCGGCTCGTGCTGCTCGGCTCGGGCCTCACCGGGCACACCTGGCCGGACCACATGCAGGCGGACCTCGCGCGGCTGGCCGCCGAAGCCTTCCCGCCCGGCCGGCTCGGCGAATACCAGGCCCGGGAGCGCACCCCCGACCCGGCGGACGTGCGCGCGATGGCGGACGCCAACCTCAGCTACCTCGTCGCCGGTCCGGAGCGCGACATCTCGGTCCTGCCGCCCGGGATGGTCGCGCTGGTGCGGGAAATGTGCGAGCAGGTGTACCGGCACGACTGGACCACTCCACAGTGGACGGAGAAGATCCCGGACACCCGGCACCGCCTGGCCGAGATCACGACACCCGCCCTGGTGGTCATCGGGAGGGCCGACGCGCTCGGCCTGGTGGAGCTTTCGCGGCACCTCGCGGAGTCGCTGCCGGGCGCGGAGCTGGTCGAACTCGCCGACACCGGCCATCTCCCCGCGATGGAACGACCGGACGAGGTCAACGCCCTGCTGAGGAAATTCCTCTAG
- a CDS encoding MarR family winged helix-turn-helix transcriptional regulator, which yields MAETLEPAEWEFWDTWMRAQRLVLRELDQGLQRACGISKAEFSVLVRLRRPMRVGELADALDWEKSRVSHLLTRMENRGLVRRIEDGATGRRTGIELTGEGRRTAERATLAHGGNIRRLVLDELTPEQAAGIRSWSEHLIERIEPG from the coding sequence ATGGCGGAAACCCTGGAGCCGGCGGAGTGGGAGTTCTGGGACACCTGGATGCGTGCGCAGCGCCTGGTCCTCCGTGAGCTCGACCAGGGACTGCAGCGCGCCTGCGGCATCTCGAAGGCCGAGTTCAGCGTGCTGGTGAGACTGCGGCGGCCGATGCGCGTCGGGGAGCTGGCCGACGCGCTCGACTGGGAGAAGAGCCGCGTCTCGCACCTGCTGACGCGCATGGAGAACCGCGGGCTGGTGCGGCGGATCGAGGACGGGGCCACCGGCCGCCGCACCGGGATCGAGCTGACCGGCGAAGGCCGCCGTACCGCGGAGCGCGCGACGCTCGCGCACGGTGGCAACATCCGCCGGCTCGTCCTCGACGAGCTCACGCCCGAGCAGGCCGCGGGCATCCGGAGCTGGAGCGAGCACCTGATCGAGCGGATCGAGCCCGGTTAG